Proteins encoded by one window of Roseibium sp. Sym1:
- a CDS encoding EF-hand domain-containing protein, with amino-acid sequence MKASIMAPAVALALGVATATAMAFEGPGAHFIESWDLNGDGVVTVAEARDRRSDVFASFDANEDGFLDEKEYVLFDEARELDQAENEPQGRGRGNQNPANGMRLEVNDTNGDGKVSETEFLDNAAPWIEMIDRNGDGVVTRADFGPGRK; translated from the coding sequence ATGAAAGCGTCGATCATGGCACCGGCTGTCGCCCTCGCACTGGGCGTTGCCACGGCAACGGCGATGGCGTTCGAGGGCCCAGGGGCCCATTTCATCGAAAGCTGGGATCTGAATGGGGACGGCGTGGTGACGGTTGCAGAAGCACGTGACCGCCGTTCCGACGTGTTTGCAAGCTTCGATGCGAATGAAGACGGTTTTCTGGATGAAAAGGAATACGTGCTCTTCGACGAGGCCAGGGAACTGGACCAGGCGGAAAACGAACCTCAGGGGCGCGGGCGTGGCAACCAGAACCCGGCAAACGGAATGCGGCTCGAGGTCAACGATACCAATGGCGACGGCAAGGTCTCGGAAACGGAGTTCCTGGACAATGCGGCGCCCTGGATCGAAATGATCGACCGGAACGGGGACGGTGTGGTGACCCGCGCCGACTTCGGGCCGGGCCGCAAATAG
- a CDS encoding aspartate/glutamate racemase family protein has product MKETHILVINPNTTASMTDKIAVAARTAAGPACRITAINPRHGPAAIQGPDDGAAALPGLYALFDHTLENDNSISAVVIACFDDTGLFELKARSPVPVIGIGEAAYHVASVAALKFSVVTTLPVSVPVLEENLRLLGLAARCARVRASDVPVLELENPESDARHRIEQEIEKALEEDGSGAIALGCAGMADLAADLTAKFRVPVIDGVASAVRLVKAVLD; this is encoded by the coding sequence ATGAAAGAGACCCACATCCTCGTCATCAACCCGAACACGACGGCCTCGATGACGGACAAGATCGCGGTGGCTGCTCGCACCGCAGCCGGTCCTGCCTGCCGGATTACGGCCATCAATCCCAGGCATGGACCGGCAGCCATTCAGGGCCCTGACGACGGGGCCGCCGCCCTGCCCGGTCTTTACGCCTTGTTCGACCATACACTGGAGAATGACAACAGCATCAGCGCCGTTGTCATCGCCTGTTTCGACGACACCGGCCTGTTCGAGCTGAAGGCCCGTTCGCCCGTCCCGGTGATCGGCATCGGCGAAGCCGCTTATCATGTCGCCTCCGTCGCCGCGCTGAAGTTCTCGGTCGTCACCACCCTGCCCGTCTCGGTGCCGGTGCTGGAGGAAAACCTCCGCCTCCTCGGCCTTGCCGCCCGTTGCGCGCGGGTGCGCGCCTCGGACGTGCCGGTTCTGGAACTGGAAAACCCGGAAAGCGACGCCCGCCACCGGATCGAGCAGGAAATCGAGAAGGCCCTGGAGGAAGACGGCTCCGGCGCCATTGCACTCGGATGCGCCGGCATGGCGGACCTTGCCGCCGATCTGACAGCCAAGTTCCGGGTGCCGGTGATCGACGGAGTGGCGTCCGCGGTGAGGCTGGTGAAAGCTGTGCTTGACTGA
- a CDS encoding WD40/YVTN/BNR-like repeat-containing protein, which yields MSAGMTVLVGTTKGAFLLSGGDSRDGWAVSGPHCDGWPINHVIGDAASGTIWAGGGGDWSGAGVWRSENGGETWSLAKLTRGTIDDWAANDPETARFLNWEPQDAPFEDAFSQVWSLGYAHGTLYAGTKPARLLASRDGGVTFEHLDGLANHPSADSWNPGAAGLVLHTIVTDPAGPEKLWIAISAAGVFASEDGGATWERRNRLSNAAACEGHDHPAAPRGGETGHCVHNMMRAPGHGDVLYQQNHHGVWRSPDGGRSWDSINDGLPSTFGFPIRVHPRDPQTIWTLPLNSDTAGRFPPGAAAAVWKSEDGGRTWRDKRAGLPQEACFFTVLRQAMAGDARDPAGLYFGTNSGSIFASLDEGETWQEIARHLPTVLSVEVMDRS from the coding sequence ATGTCCGCGGGAATGACGGTGCTTGTGGGAACCACAAAGGGAGCCTTTCTGCTGTCGGGCGGCGACAGCCGGGACGGCTGGGCCGTCAGCGGTCCCCATTGTGACGGCTGGCCGATCAATCACGTGATCGGAGATGCGGCAAGCGGCACGATCTGGGCCGGCGGCGGCGGTGACTGGTCCGGCGCCGGTGTCTGGCGTTCCGAGAACGGCGGCGAGACCTGGAGCCTCGCCAAGCTGACCAGGGGCACGATCGACGATTGGGCGGCCAATGACCCCGAAACGGCCAGGTTCCTGAACTGGGAACCCCAGGACGCGCCCTTCGAGGACGCCTTCTCGCAGGTCTGGTCGCTTGGCTACGCGCACGGCACCCTTTACGCTGGCACCAAGCCGGCGCGCCTGCTGGCCAGCAGGGACGGCGGCGTGACCTTCGAGCATCTGGACGGCCTTGCCAACCACCCGTCCGCGGACAGCTGGAACCCGGGCGCGGCCGGTCTCGTGCTTCATACCATTGTCACGGATCCGGCAGGCCCGGAGAAACTGTGGATCGCGATCTCGGCCGCCGGCGTCTTTGCCAGCGAGGACGGTGGTGCCACCTGGGAACGGCGCAACCGTCTCTCCAACGCGGCTGCCTGCGAAGGCCATGACCATCCCGCCGCCCCGCGCGGCGGCGAGACCGGTCACTGCGTGCACAACATGATGCGCGCGCCCGGACATGGCGACGTGCTCTACCAGCAGAACCATCATGGTGTCTGGCGGTCTCCCGATGGCGGTCGAAGCTGGGACAGCATCAATGACGGTCTGCCCTCCACCTTCGGATTTCCGATCCGGGTGCACCCGCGCGACCCGCAAACCATCTGGACGCTGCCGCTGAACAGCGATACGGCCGGCCGTTTTCCGCCCGGTGCGGCCGCCGCGGTCTGGAAATCGGAGGATGGTGGCCGGACCTGGCGGGACAAGCGCGCCGGCCTGCCCCAGGAGGCCTGTTTCTTCACCGTGCTGCGCCAGGCCATGGCCGGCGACGCCCGCGATCCGGCCGGGCTCTATTTCGGCACCAATTCCGGCTCGATTTTCGCCAGCCTGGATGAAGGCGAGACCTGGCAGGAAATCGCCCGCCACCTGCCGACGGTGCTGTCGGTTGAAGTGATGGACCGCAGCTAG
- a CDS encoding molybdopterin-containing oxidoreductase family protein — translation MTQQPPKSTFSACPHDCPSTCALEVHFYPHGDVRRLNGARDNAYTAGVICAKVARYPERLYHPERVMTPLRRVGPKGEGRFEEISWDAALDLIAEKFLAAEAEFGAESVWPYHYAGTMGLVQRDSIHRLRHAKGYSRQFDSFCTNMAWTGYVAGTGRLAGPDPREMALSDQIVIWGTNPVATQVNVMTHAIAARKKRGARIIVVDVYQTETMKQADIGLVLKPGTDAALACAIMHVLFRDGFADRDYLEKYTDCPAELEAHLKDKTPDWAAAITGLEATQIEEVARLIGEVKKTYFRLGYGFTRSRNGAVGMHAASSIAAVTGCWKEEGGGAFHNNGAIYELNKDMIEAGSLRDPSVRALDQSLVGRILTGDEAALLGGPPVKAMLIQNTNPVSVAPEQELVKQGFAREDLFTVVHEHFLTETAQMADIVLPATQFLEHDDIYKGGGHQYLMLGPKAVEPPEGPKENIFVIKEIARRVDSKPHPGFDMSARDHIDWMLRSSGYGTLEELETKKWIDLQPDFEMAHYLSGFGHADGKFHFRPDWGRTAAPNKPDGDPFGPWQAMPELPDQWDSIELADDEHPFRLVTAPARSFLNSSFNETDSSKKKEGRPEVWLRPDEAARFGIDDGAKVKMGNSRGAVTLHARLVDTVAPGTVISEGIWPNDAFEDGKGINTLTGADPVAPYGGAAFHDSAVWVRAV, via the coding sequence ATGACCCAGCAGCCGCCCAAGAGCACGTTCTCCGCCTGTCCGCATGATTGTCCGTCGACATGTGCGCTGGAAGTGCATTTCTATCCGCATGGCGATGTCCGCCGGCTCAACGGCGCCCGCGACAATGCCTATACGGCCGGGGTCATCTGCGCCAAGGTCGCGCGCTATCCGGAACGGCTCTATCACCCGGAACGGGTGATGACACCCCTGCGCCGGGTTGGCCCAAAGGGCGAGGGCCGCTTCGAGGAGATTTCCTGGGACGCGGCACTGGATCTAATCGCGGAGAAATTCCTGGCGGCTGAAGCAGAGTTCGGCGCCGAGAGTGTCTGGCCCTATCACTATGCCGGTACGATGGGGCTGGTGCAGCGTGACAGCATTCACCGGCTGCGCCACGCCAAGGGTTATTCACGCCAGTTCGACAGTTTCTGCACCAACATGGCCTGGACCGGCTATGTCGCGGGCACCGGCAGGCTCGCCGGTCCGGACCCGCGCGAGATGGCGCTGTCGGACCAGATCGTCATCTGGGGCACCAATCCGGTCGCGACCCAGGTCAACGTCATGACCCACGCGATCGCGGCCCGCAAGAAGCGTGGTGCGCGCATCATCGTCGTCGACGTCTACCAGACCGAAACCATGAAACAGGCCGATATCGGACTTGTGCTCAAGCCGGGCACCGACGCCGCGCTGGCCTGCGCGATCATGCATGTCCTCTTCCGCGACGGTTTTGCCGACCGGGATTACCTGGAAAAATACACCGACTGCCCGGCGGAGCTGGAAGCGCACCTGAAGGACAAGACACCGGACTGGGCCGCGGCGATCACGGGACTGGAGGCCACGCAGATCGAGGAGGTCGCCCGGCTGATCGGCGAGGTGAAGAAGACCTATTTCCGGCTCGGCTACGGTTTCACCCGGTCGCGCAACGGTGCCGTCGGCATGCATGCGGCGAGTTCCATCGCGGCGGTCACCGGTTGCTGGAAGGAAGAGGGCGGCGGTGCCTTTCACAACAACGGCGCCATCTACGAACTCAACAAGGACATGATCGAGGCCGGCTCCTTGAGGGATCCGTCGGTCCGGGCGCTCGACCAGAGCCTGGTCGGCCGCATCCTGACCGGCGACGAGGCCGCGCTGCTCGGCGGCCCGCCGGTGAAGGCCATGCTGATCCAGAACACCAACCCGGTCTCCGTGGCACCGGAACAGGAGCTGGTCAAGCAGGGGTTCGCCCGCGAGGACCTGTTCACGGTCGTGCACGAACATTTCCTGACCGAGACCGCGCAAATGGCGGATATCGTGCTGCCGGCCACCCAGTTCCTGGAGCATGACGACATCTACAAGGGCGGCGGTCACCAGTACCTGATGCTCGGCCCGAAGGCGGTTGAGCCGCCGGAAGGGCCGAAGGAAAACATCTTTGTCATCAAGGAGATCGCCCGGCGTGTTGATTCAAAACCTCATCCCGGCTTCGACATGAGCGCGCGCGATCATATCGACTGGATGCTGCGGAGTTCCGGTTATGGCACGTTGGAAGAGCTTGAGACGAAAAAGTGGATCGACCTGCAGCCGGATTTCGAAATGGCCCACTATCTGAGCGGCTTCGGCCACGCGGACGGCAAGTTTCATTTTCGGCCGGACTGGGGCCGCACGGCGGCGCCCAACAAGCCGGACGGCGATCCTTTCGGTCCCTGGCAGGCGATGCCGGAACTGCCCGATCAATGGGACAGTATCGAGCTCGCCGACGATGAGCATCCGTTCCGGCTGGTGACAGCCCCGGCGCGCTCGTTCCTGAATTCCAGTTTCAACGAAACCGACAGTTCGAAGAAAAAGGAAGGCCGTCCGGAGGTCTGGCTGCGGCCGGACGAAGCGGCGCGTTTCGGCATCGACGACGGCGCGAAGGTGAAGATGGGCAACAGCCGCGGCGCCGTGACCCTGCATGCCCGTCTGGTCGACACTGTCGCCCCGGGCACCGTCATCTCGGAAGGCATCTGGCCGAATGACGCCTTCGAGGACGGCAAGGGCATCAACACGCTGACCGGCGCCGATCCGGTGGCGCCTTACGGCGGCGCTGCGTTTCACGACAGCGCGGTGTGGGTGAGGGCAGTTTAG
- a CDS encoding aminotransferase-like domain-containing protein, producing MKNWTPDLAGSNAPRYLAIADAIEADLKAGRLSPGDRLPAQRQLAGLLGLDFTTVARGYSEARRRGILASQVGSGTFVTSRDKTDGQASPTSQKPRQSSADFSMNLPPEPDTADLARRMREGYEALAADLVPLLRYQTFAASDPDRQMAAHWLQGVGLSPQPDGIQFAPGAQAAMACILATIARPGDRIACEAVTYPGIRSLCAQLRLDLIGLPADAHGIDPDALEAACRNGGLKALYLNPTLQNPTTRTLPVHRRKELVTIARQQGIQILEDDAYGQLSRAKPSPFAAMGPDLTWYVGSLSKSLGAGLRLAHVLAPGQSASWQFARALRTSNVMISPLTAALAARWIEDGTAAALLLHIRAESMARQKLAAGHLSRSRFLADPDGFHLWLSLDNGWTPSAFVSQIRTQPVGLVEGDAFVAAGPAPNAVRLCLGGPHTRVQIDSALGAIAATLASTPQNVSTYF from the coding sequence ATGAAAAACTGGACCCCGGATCTCGCCGGGAGCAACGCACCGCGGTACCTGGCCATTGCCGACGCCATCGAAGCAGACCTCAAGGCCGGGCGATTGTCTCCCGGTGACAGGCTGCCGGCGCAGCGGCAACTCGCCGGACTGCTTGGGCTCGATTTCACCACTGTCGCGCGCGGGTATTCGGAAGCGCGGCGCCGCGGCATCCTGGCCTCGCAGGTCGGCAGCGGCACCTTTGTCACGTCGCGGGACAAAACTGACGGGCAAGCGTCCCCAACCAGTCAGAAACCGCGGCAGTCGTCTGCCGACTTTTCCATGAACCTGCCTCCGGAACCCGACACGGCTGACCTGGCGAGACGGATGCGGGAAGGCTACGAAGCCCTGGCAGCGGACCTCGTGCCATTGCTGCGCTACCAGACCTTTGCCGCCTCCGATCCCGACCGGCAGATGGCCGCGCACTGGCTGCAGGGCGTCGGACTGTCGCCGCAGCCGGACGGCATCCAGTTCGCTCCCGGCGCCCAGGCGGCCATGGCCTGCATTCTGGCAACAATCGCCAGGCCCGGAGACCGGATTGCCTGCGAGGCGGTCACGTATCCCGGAATTCGCTCGCTCTGCGCACAGCTCCGGCTCGACCTGATCGGCCTGCCCGCCGACGCTCACGGCATCGATCCGGACGCCCTTGAGGCGGCTTGCCGCAATGGCGGCCTCAAGGCGCTCTACCTGAACCCCACGCTGCAAAACCCGACGACCCGCACCCTTCCCGTTCATCGCCGGAAGGAACTTGTGACAATTGCCCGGCAGCAGGGCATCCAGATTCTCGAGGACGACGCCTACGGCCAGCTCAGCCGGGCCAAGCCCTCGCCGTTCGCCGCGATGGGCCCGGACCTGACCTGGTATGTCGGCTCTCTCTCCAAGAGCCTTGGCGCCGGTCTGCGGCTTGCCCACGTTCTTGCTCCCGGCCAAAGCGCGTCCTGGCAATTCGCACGTGCGCTGCGGACATCAAACGTGATGATCTCGCCGCTGACGGCGGCGCTTGCCGCGCGCTGGATCGAAGACGGCACCGCGGCGGCACTGCTCCTGCATATCCGGGCGGAAAGCATGGCCCGGCAGAAGCTCGCAGCCGGACATCTTTCCCGCAGCCGGTTCCTCGCAGATCCGGACGGCTTCCACCTCTGGCTCAGCCTGGACAACGGCTGGACGCCGTCCGCATTCGTCAGCCAGATCCGCACGCAACCGGTCGGGCTTGTGGAAGGCGACGCCTTCGTCGCGGCGGGCCCTGCGCCCAATGCCGTGCGCCTCTGCCTCGGCGGACCACACACACGTGTCCAGATCGACAGCGCACTCGGTGCGATAGCAGCGACGCTGGCCAGCACACCGCAGAACGTTTCGACCTATTTCTGA
- a CDS encoding YHYH protein, giving the protein MRLCLALAGALIALPAAAHDSKGPLNGEEPLGHSHVGVDIWNLLLPGAEASADITVDGNNRRIRANGYPVKPPGRFPNRNNPHSISKKNYNLKVPLLPRRNGRATDAQGAVFGIAINGVVMDPGTAEYWQNDRRSGWNYEALGGACKLGLDKYNAHVQPNGTYHYHGIPTGVLAAEGGASVPALIGFAADGFPVYGPYGYSDPQRKSPVRKLKSSYRVKQGTRPGGPGGRYNGKFTQDWAYVAGAGDLDQCNGRIAVTPEFPKGTYHYVLTDTFPFIPRCWMGSPDSSFRRLKGPGRRGDTGTQDEQPTIGFAALTNNSEASVTLIQAQGGRPPRFLPGGRPPPPGAGRGPRHGPPPGGMPPGGGRGGRGPCSGS; this is encoded by the coding sequence ATGCGTTTATGCCTTGCATTGGCCGGTGCGCTGATCGCGCTGCCTGCGGCGGCCCATGACAGCAAGGGCCCGTTGAACGGCGAGGAGCCGCTCGGGCACTCACATGTCGGCGTGGACATCTGGAACCTGTTGCTGCCCGGGGCGGAAGCCTCAGCGGACATCACCGTTGACGGTAACAACCGCCGGATCCGGGCGAATGGCTATCCTGTCAAACCTCCGGGGCGTTTTCCCAACCGCAACAATCCGCACAGCATTTCCAAAAAGAACTACAATCTGAAAGTGCCGCTATTGCCACGCAGGAACGGCCGGGCGACGGATGCGCAGGGAGCGGTCTTCGGTATTGCGATCAACGGCGTGGTGATGGACCCGGGGACGGCGGAGTACTGGCAGAACGACCGGCGGTCCGGTTGGAACTACGAGGCGCTGGGCGGCGCCTGCAAGCTCGGCCTCGACAAGTACAATGCCCATGTCCAGCCTAACGGCACCTATCATTACCACGGCATTCCGACCGGTGTGCTGGCCGCCGAGGGTGGCGCGTCCGTCCCTGCGCTGATCGGGTTTGCCGCCGACGGTTTTCCGGTTTACGGACCCTATGGCTACTCCGATCCGCAGCGGAAATCACCGGTGCGCAAACTGAAAAGCAGCTACAGGGTCAAGCAGGGAACCCGTCCGGGTGGGCCCGGTGGACGCTATAATGGCAAGTTCACCCAGGACTGGGCTTATGTGGCCGGCGCGGGAGACCTTGACCAGTGCAACGGCCGTATTGCCGTGACACCGGAATTTCCCAAAGGCACCTACCATTACGTCCTGACCGACACGTTTCCTTTCATTCCGCGGTGCTGGATGGGCAGCCCCGACAGCAGTTTCAGGCGCCTGAAAGGGCCGGGCCGGCGTGGTGACACCGGCACGCAGGACGAACAGCCAACGATCGGCTTTGCCGCTCTGACGAACAACAGCGAGGCAAGCGTGACACTGATCCAGGCCCAGGGCGGACGGCCGCCCCGGTTCCTGCCCGGCGGCCGGCCTCCGCCACCGGGGGCGGGACGCGGGCCGCGTCACGGGCCGCCTCCAGGTGGCATGCCTCCGGGAGGCGGTCGCGGCGGACGGGGCCCGTGCAGCGGGAGCTGA
- the ndk gene encoding nucleoside-diphosphate kinase: protein MAIERTFSMIKPDATKRNLTGAITAKLEEAGLRVVASRRVWMSLREAEAFYAVHKERPFFGELTEFMSSGPTVVQVLEGEDAIAKNREVMGATNPAEAAEGTIRKEFALSIGENSVHGSDAPETAAQEIAFWFSGTEIVG from the coding sequence ATGGCGATTGAACGCACGTTTTCCATGATCAAGCCGGATGCCACCAAGCGCAATCTGACCGGCGCCATCACCGCAAAGCTGGAAGAAGCCGGCCTGCGCGTGGTTGCTTCCCGTCGCGTTTGGATGTCCCTGCGTGAAGCGGAAGCTTTCTACGCTGTTCACAAGGAGCGTCCGTTCTTTGGTGAACTGACCGAATTCATGTCCTCCGGCCCGACCGTCGTTCAGGTTCTCGAAGGTGAAGACGCCATCGCCAAGAACCGTGAAGTCATGGGCGCCACCAACCCGGCCGAAGCAGCCGAGGGCACCATCCGCAAGGAATTCGCGCTGTCGATCGGTGAAAACTCCGTGCACGGTTCCGATGCGCCGGAAACCGCTGCCCAGGAAATCGCTTTCTGGTTCTCCGGAACCGAAATCGTCGGCTGA
- a CDS encoding GNAT family N-acetyltransferase, which produces MTEDLSTWTARARPERAPLDGRYVLLEPLDPVRHGKELYAASSVADADERFRWLPEYPPASEAEFQGWLTEKALSEDPLFFAVVDKASGRVAGRQTLMRIDAANGVIEIGNIYWGPLISRKRAATEALYLFMKHVFDDLGYRRFEWKCNNANTPSKRAALRFGFREEGVFRQHLVVKGRNRDTAWFSVIDKEWPALKHGYEAWLSPENFADNGRQKRRLAECLGNADGAV; this is translated from the coding sequence ATGACAGAAGACCTCAGCACATGGACGGCGCGCGCCCGGCCGGAGCGCGCGCCCCTGGACGGCCGATATGTCTTGCTCGAACCGCTGGATCCGGTGCGCCACGGCAAGGAGCTTTATGCCGCCTCCAGCGTGGCGGACGCGGATGAGCGTTTCCGGTGGCTGCCCGAATATCCGCCGGCCTCGGAGGCCGAGTTTCAGGGTTGGCTCACGGAAAAGGCCTTGAGCGAGGATCCGCTGTTCTTTGCCGTCGTCGACAAGGCGAGCGGGCGTGTTGCGGGACGGCAGACCCTGATGCGCATCGATGCGGCAAACGGCGTCATCGAGATCGGCAACATCTACTGGGGGCCATTGATCTCCAGAAAGCGGGCGGCGACGGAAGCGCTGTATCTCTTCATGAAACATGTCTTCGACGACCTGGGTTATCGGCGGTTCGAATGGAAGTGCAACAACGCCAACACACCGTCGAAACGCGCGGCCCTGCGCTTCGGTTTTCGCGAAGAGGGCGTCTTCCGCCAACATCTGGTGGTCAAGGGCCGGAACCGGGACACCGCCTGGTTTTCCGTCATCGACAAGGAATGGCCGGCACTGAAACACGGCTACGAGGCCTGGTTGTCTCCGGAGAATTTCGCGGATAACGGCCGGCAAAAACGGCGGCTGGCCGAATGTCTCGGCAATGCGGACGGAGCGGTGTGA
- a CDS encoding DUF983 domain-containing protein has protein sequence MSTPQSWPELPPIQTGIKGRCPRCGEGSIFDGFLKLKPSCPHCGLDYGFADPADGPAFFVICFGCVPAVAFAIWLEIAYTAPYWVHLVTTLPLILLTCIPILRPLKGWLVASQYFYKAEEGRLVTPNEPKSSESQP, from the coding sequence ATGAGCACTCCCCAAAGCTGGCCCGAACTGCCGCCGATCCAGACCGGCATCAAGGGCCGCTGCCCGCGCTGCGGCGAAGGCAGCATCTTCGACGGGTTCCTCAAGCTGAAACCCTCCTGCCCCCACTGCGGCCTTGACTATGGTTTCGCGGATCCGGCCGACGGCCCCGCCTTTTTCGTGATCTGTTTCGGCTGCGTGCCGGCGGTGGCCTTCGCCATCTGGCTGGAGATCGCCTACACCGCGCCTTACTGGGTGCACCTGGTCACGACCCTGCCGCTGATCCTCCTGACCTGCATCCCGATCCTGCGGCCGCTGAAAGGCTGGCTGGTCGCGAGCCAGTATTTCTACAAGGCCGAGGAAGGCCGTCTGGTCACGCCGAACGAACCCAAGAGCTCAGAAAGCCAGCCCTGA
- the hdcA gene encoding histidine decarboxylase, pyruvoyl type, which translates to MRKTISTIDRTAVSGYPTYCDGYARPGNIGNGYVSVVKVATGTVEKTDDFLLDGIVAYDRAEANDAYIGQINMETASSFCGIAGNVWGYDLAYNSALNTLKPMFTAKQYDGSDLPVYDAGPLIDAGIALFGTEPHRRFPPAPGAHVICANKSTTNLRPRIGEPNPDKGEAYGVWCYIALSITRDRYNSADLFIEDAGTWTKNDNEADLKAFLEEHQKAVAWSIVACGKDQSVLYDRTFMSYAYVIMKPGFVGTALTVAPYITLAQRAVPASGFNTLYDLTLSDWEQTVGFR; encoded by the coding sequence ATGCGCAAGACAATCTCGACCATCGACAGAACCGCCGTCAGCGGGTATCCGACCTATTGCGACGGCTATGCGCGTCCGGGCAACATCGGCAACGGCTATGTGTCGGTCGTCAAGGTTGCCACCGGAACCGTTGAAAAGACGGACGATTTTCTGCTCGACGGCATTGTTGCCTATGACCGCGCCGAGGCGAATGACGCCTATATCGGCCAGATCAACATGGAAACGGCGTCTTCCTTCTGCGGCATTGCCGGCAATGTCTGGGGCTACGATCTGGCCTATAACAGCGCGTTGAACACGCTGAAACCGATGTTCACCGCAAAGCAGTATGACGGTTCCGACCTGCCGGTCTATGACGCCGGGCCTCTGATCGACGCAGGCATTGCACTGTTCGGCACCGAGCCGCATCGCCGCTTCCCGCCGGCACCCGGCGCCCATGTCATCTGCGCCAACAAGAGCACGACCAACTTGCGGCCGCGCATAGGTGAGCCGAACCCGGACAAGGGCGAGGCTTACGGCGTCTGGTGTTACATCGCCCTGTCCATCACCCGGGACCGGTACAATTCGGCCGACCTTTTCATCGAGGACGCCGGGACCTGGACGAAGAACGACAACGAGGCCGACCTGAAAGCCTTCCTCGAAGAGCACCAGAAGGCGGTCGCCTGGAGCATCGTCGCGTGCGGCAAGGACCAGTCGGTGCTCTATGACCGCACCTTCATGTCCTATGCCTACGTGATCATGAAGCCGGGTTTCGTCGGCACAGCGCTGACGGTCGCGCCCTATATCACGCTGGCCCAGCGGGCGGTCCCGGCCTCCGGCTTCAACACGCTTTACGACCTGACCCTGAGCGACTGGGAGCAGACGGTCGGGTTCCGGTAA
- a CDS encoding EF-hand domain-containing protein — protein sequence MKKPIAITAAGLVLAATIGSVQAQQNGYMMNRGGPGMMQMPSDYQNHPMFGRGGRYRMMGPGMMGSGMMGPGMMMGGMMGPEMMVLMMDTDNDGNLSLEEFQAVHTRMFNYLDKNGDGQLTGEELRNRWQQDDDDD from the coding sequence ATGAAAAAACCAATCGCAATCACGGCTGCCGGCCTTGTCCTTGCCGCCACAATCGGAAGCGTGCAGGCACAGCAAAACGGCTACATGATGAACCGGGGCGGACCCGGAATGATGCAGATGCCCTCGGACTACCAGAACCATCCCATGTTTGGCCGCGGCGGCCGATATCGGATGATGGGCCCTGGCATGATGGGATCCGGAATGATGGGACCCGGCATGATGATGGGCGGCATGATGGGACCGGAAATGATGGTGTTGATGATGGACACCGACAATGACGGCAACCTGTCCCTGGAGGAATTCCAGGCGGTCCATACCAGGATGTTCAACTACCTGGACAAGAACGGCGATGGCCAGCTCACCGGCGAAGAACTCCGCAACCGGTGGCAGCAGGACGATGACGACGACTGA